In one window of Fibrobacter sp. DNA:
- the nusA gene encoding transcription termination factor NusA, whose translation MRKKSRNEALKAMDIAASLSAVTKEKSISMDLVLETLKDALTTAARKYLGKPVNVEAKIDREKGTIEVYTRQTVAEVVEDPEKQIHIDEAKEIDSDIEIGDELVQDLDIELFGRMAIQTAKQVIVQRVREAEREKIFADYSERIGELVTGTVQQIEKGNILVNLGRTEALLPYKEQIRKEHYHQGDNIRACIADVKDNPKGPQVIISRTCPEFLARLFELEVPEIFDKTVRIVKVVRDPGHRSKIAVTTNDSRVDPVGACVGMRGNRVQAIVRELSNERIDIINWTDELSLLVRRVFAPAEVKRVIPVGEHKIVVVIREEDLAQAIGREGQNIRLASKMLDKEIDVFGDEEFAAMTDEQRNAALSEAVAAPEKTPDFPEGPVVKKAAPAGYSMESDDEDETYDEAFDKMREEARGERFAENDNEDSPVLGDIASSAIESLAESEEDSKKAIDEAHENKESSSTGNP comes from the coding sequence ATGAGAAAGAAGAGCAGGAATGAAGCCTTGAAAGCGATGGATATCGCTGCTTCTCTGAGTGCGGTCACAAAAGAAAAAAGCATCAGTATGGACCTGGTACTTGAGACTCTCAAGGATGCTCTGACCACCGCAGCCAGAAAGTACCTTGGCAAACCGGTAAATGTGGAGGCCAAAATAGACCGGGAAAAAGGCACCATCGAAGTTTACACCCGTCAAACAGTTGCAGAGGTGGTTGAAGATCCCGAAAAGCAGATTCATATAGATGAAGCAAAGGAGATCGACAGCGATATCGAGATCGGTGATGAACTGGTGCAGGACCTGGACATTGAACTCTTCGGCAGAATGGCTATCCAGACTGCAAAGCAGGTAATAGTCCAGCGTGTACGCGAAGCGGAAAGAGAAAAGATCTTCGCCGATTACAGTGAGAGAATCGGCGAACTTGTAACCGGAACTGTCCAGCAGATAGAGAAAGGAAATATCCTTGTCAACCTGGGGCGTACCGAGGCGTTGCTTCCTTATAAGGAACAGATCCGCAAGGAGCACTATCACCAGGGTGACAATATACGGGCATGCATTGCCGATGTAAAGGATAATCCCAAAGGTCCCCAGGTAATTATCTCCCGTACCTGCCCTGAATTTCTGGCCAGGCTTTTTGAGCTTGAGGTACCTGAAATATTTGACAAAACGGTTCGTATTGTTAAGGTTGTCCGCGATCCAGGCCACCGCTCAAAAATTGCAGTCACAACAAATGACAGCAGAGTTGACCCGGTGGGTGCCTGCGTAGGTATGAGAGGAAACAGAGTGCAGGCAATCGTGCGGGAGCTCTCCAACGAAAGAATCGACATCATAAACTGGACAGATGAATTATCTCTTCTGGTCAGACGTGTCTTCGCTCCTGCTGAAGTCAAGCGGGTCATTCCTGTAGGTGAACACAAGATTGTCGTAGTGATCCGTGAAGAGGACCTCGCCCAGGCAATAGGCAGGGAGGGTCAGAATATCCGTCTTGCATCAAAAATGCTGGACAAGGAGATCGATGTGTTTGGTGATGAGGAGTTTGCGGCCATGACTGATGAGCAGCGTAATGCAGCTCTCAGTGAAGCTGTTGCTGCTCCTGAGAAGACTCCTGATTTCCCTGAGGGACCTGTTGTCAAAAAGGCAGCTCCCGCAGGATATTCAATGGAATCAGATGACGAAGATGAAACTTATGATGAGGCCTTTGACAAGATGCGTGAAGAGGCTCGTGGAGAGCGATTCGCCGAAAACGACAATGAGGACAGCCCGGTTCTGGGAGATATTGCTTCCAGTGCCATTGAATCGCTGGCCGAATCCGAAGAGGATTCAAAAAAGGCCATAGATGAAGCTCATGAAAATAAAGAAAGCAGCTCTACTGGCAATCCCTGA